The Homalodisca vitripennis isolate AUS2020 chromosome 7, UT_GWSS_2.1, whole genome shotgun sequence DNA segment GTGGATTTTTCAAACCAAAACTGTAAATCAAGGCTATTACGAGATGATTTGCCAGGTGCAAGGCGATGTGGCAACGACGACGACGCTCCGTGTTACTATTGGCCGGACACTAACCATTCATTGCTGCTCGAGAGAAACATAATAATGAGAGGTATAATAATGGTAGGTTTGTGTGGAAGTTAACAAGCTTAGTGTATTATTTCAATGTACCCGCACGAAACagctgttttataaattattatattgacatTTAGATCTTGGAAAAATGCAATATAATGCTACAGTATTATGAAATCATTATTGAGAAGCAAaccttaattatataaataaattataccttaacattaaaaaattgtatatactgtaATTCAACGTAATTAATAATAAGAACATAATTTACTACCggtatataaaaaattcaatatatcatttttattttgtgtggagcttttataaaaaatatttcatgttcaAACAACTCTACgaacaaatatttacatgttttcaaaacaataaatactaaaatgaaTACATGGTATGAGTAAAGAATTTGGAAATAAGTTTAGTcagtataaaatattcagttagaATTACAGTTTAATGTTTTTAGATGAGAGTAGAGTTGAATTTTCAAtaggtccgtcttcattatttatatttatttggtcggtgagtgcagacctattgtgacctgttttctgtagtttagttttaataattagtgtttagtttttattaaggacatgtttttagagttagtgtacATGGAATAGACACAGGACATGGCTGTTGTTGTTTCCTGACTTATACGTGtcataacgctctggtatgttttgtttactttaacctagattttaattgtgcgttagtttagtcatttacctgaagaagatcagattgcagatctcgaaacatagtgcaactgattttattgtatcactgaacgatggcaaatgtgcaaaaaatcctgtttccttcacagtctttccatcatcaaaaacaaacttcaaacaaagaattattgaTATGTTTCTATTGATGTTTGTTTCACAATTAAAGTGATTTCCAAGCATTTAAGTACATTGTATTCCTAACTTCTCCatcattgtaaatttttgtattatattgtatgtcCAGATTACATACAATGCTTAGCAATAGGAGATTTATCTgttattccatattttatgtgtacaaaatgttttttaaattgtgttttggtacatatttcggtactttgggattataccgaccacacccagacatgaatcgttattcgacattttgcttttactgattactagattagcgtagtagaacaatatttcgtcaatataaaacaggaattgtcttatcgcaaacccctccccatcctcagacagaggtcaaagtcgagtggtctagtagataacgtgattgcagagtctcgccgcccgttcagctggtgcgtcgctttgttgtacttccgtgttttacctctacatttctccaaacacaaaaattcaacaacaacaaacattaccaaactaaaactacactctttattgaaaaaacactcaaaacttgtttttattcttgatcacattccgccacccaaaatgcgagtgcctccggccatcagcgcgggcttcgacagcaccttcggtgctgccccgcgctgatgtcgacgaaagaaaaacatccctcgagatagtacctatcagtaaaatatcaaattctagaggggctgatcagaaatgtgaattgaattgtaatggaaaggcaattatgtacagtgcaaatcatgtgatgccgcgcggcctgccgtaatcgggattctcgagaaagataagataacagcgacaacaataccgatcataatacctggaaatgcttgtaagtttgtaattttgtaattaaagagttgttttttcgttctatcatgtttatttctataaatttatatttttgtgttcttcatactggtgtggtcggtataatcccaaagtacccatatttccattagtttggccaatgtaaaATTGAATACAGTTTTTGCAATAATTTGGTAAACTTCTGACTTGTTTTCATGTCAACTTTTGTCGAGTTTTTTTTGAGTATAtgataatgtattgtttattttgtaaatgacaGATTTGTCTgtatggttttttattgtttcctgcAGTTTATTGcctgaatatatatattctttcattTTGAAAGGCACAGATAgaaatttatattggaaactgtcctattattattagttacattgGATTTCAAATTTTCCAATTTCTTAAAGGATTCTCCAATACTCTTAACAGATTGTATTAATTGTTATACGGCTAGCATGTATGAATGTTaatagaagtaaaatattatatgagaGTTAAGTTACTTTTTATGTCTAAActaaattgatatataaattaaagattactaataagaataataattttagaagaaTACTGAGGAAACGGAATTTTTCCAGAcgtttgccattgttcagtgatacaaaatatcaataacataacacataactacaatctagtttatacgttaggttagttattttcctgaggaagagatcagattgtagctctcaaaacgtagtgttactgattttttgtatcactaaatgatgtaaaatgtccggaaaaatcctgttttcttcagaATCATTCCATcttcaaaacaaacttcaaatgaagaagaagaagaatataatttacataatttatgaaaGCAGTTAAAATAGCCTAGCTTAATAATTACCACACAGCGTTCAATATAATTAAAGTGTTAATTGCATGTATAATAGCAAGTATTAAACAATACCTaatagtaataatgtaattatatacgAAAATCTGAAGCTGCTTTAGCACTAAACTGTTTTATACATAACTTTAGAATAGTTTCATGTCTGAAAACACCATGTCCAAATTTGGATATGAACCTGGGTTCCTAAGGCGATAATATAAGATACGAACCACTTAAACTACATACATAGCACTCACAGTTTTACAACttgtaaataacatttcaataacCTCAAGGACAAtaaaatataggcctactaaataaacatatttctcatttaaaattaattattttgtacacatcattcatataaaacattgaggaaatctattaaaaaaaaaacacaagcttagcttacaaaaatatattttattttagtattagttaaCCTTAacaatattcatataaaacagtatattgtACACCAATGCATAAAGTCTTGTGGGTTTACAACACACATTATACCACCACCTATCTATaatctataacaataataattcaaaagtaGAAAATCCTTGAAAACCCCTAAAGTAAAATTTACCTTTGTCTTCAACATTTTACGACTAACAAAGGATTACAGTTGgtttagattaaattataattgttaacgATGATAAAGCTTTAAGTTAAAGTAGGGCAATAAgataaaacttataacttaaataaagttttagttcCCATTCGTCAAAGAATTTATCTTGGGCACATGGCATGTCGTCCTCCATCAACACAGAGATTTACTCCCGTGATGAAGCTAGAGTGTTCACTTGCCAAAAATGCAATCGCATCTGCAACTTCTGCAGGATTGCCGGGTCGACCTAATGCATGTGTTTCTTTGGATCTCTCCAGAAATTTCTTATACGATTCCTCATCAATTCCACCTCTTTTTTGTAGTTCAGTAAGGATGACACCTGGATTAACACTATTAACTCTTACTTGCTTGCTTGCCAACTCTAAAGCCACGCATTTAGTAAACTGATCAACAGCAGATTTTGACATATTATAGGCTAGAAGGCCAGGGAAAGACCGAACCCCATTTACACTAGATACATTAACGATGTTTCCTTTAGTTTTAATAAGATGAGGGACGGCCAATATAGTTAAATGgtaaatagattttacatttgTGTTGAATACGCGATCATACTGGTCTAAAGATGTATTCTCAATTGAGCCTAATTCCAAGATTCCAGCGTTATTGATCAGTATATCTAGTTTATCATAGTGTTTGACTGTTgattccaatatatttttagtgtcaGATTCATTTGAGAGATCACCAATAACCAAGAAAGGCTTTGTTTTACAAACCTTCTCACATTCAGATGCTACCTTCTGTAAGTTTTCTTGATTTCGCCCAGTAAGAGATAAAAATGCACCATTCTTGGCAAAATGAACTGCTGTTGCTGCACCAATACCAGAACTTGCACCAGTTATCAGAACCACTTTACCAGTGAACATTGTTGGAAAATAAATTCCTGACTGACTTCTAAAGTCGATTGAAAATGTCTGTATATCAgttcaaaattcagaaacaatGTTATTTAGTTGTTGTTTAACTGAGTTGAGTTTCAATATCCCCCTAAGAACTCAATGACACatcttaagattttaaaaaccaCTGACAAGATAAGACTAACCTCTTAAAATAATCTCCCTATTTTGACATTGCATAATTGTATCGTCTGCTGATAAGTAGCTGACTTTGACACCTTACAGTGTTGCCCGAGTCAACTGAAAATTACCcacaaatgaattttaaatttcccgTAATGTACCAAAATTAAAACGCCCTATACTGAGATGTAAATTTATTAGTATCAACACAAATCAAATGTAAATGATACTAATTATGTATTGTAGATTTGTAGTATAAATAGTGAGTGGATGAAACTATTACTTCTTTCATATTGCATTTAACAAAGGAAACTTCCATCAGGTTGAGTGATTGTGGAGAACATAGGATATAGTCGGCAAGATTATGTATGTTATTTACCTTGATTTTAAAACTCTtagtgtttgtccatgacaatcTATAATAATTGGAGTGTCATGTTCAGAAAgaggttttaaaacttaattgaagAGAGGTTCAAATGTACGTACTTGAATTATTGTGACATTTAATACTCTCAGTAGGCATACCATTCTCAATGACGAATGTAAGTTTGTCTGTATAAGATTAATCCAGTATTCAGTTGTCAAATATTGCGTAATATTTAGCTCTTTTACTTATCTAGCAATTTACTCTAAAACTCGTTTCCCTATTATTGTAGCTAATTTTCCacatttaaattagttgtaaAGTGAGACGTTTTTGACACTGCCATAACGCTATACGTGGTTTTCAAAATAGAAGATTGCAGAATTCAGTGTCACTCTTAATTAACAAATCGTGAACTTATCTACATACACATACAGGCCTACATatgtatgaaacataaaaatggtcaaacatgaatattttataatttaaggacTTTTTTACGGAGATTACGACTATGAGTATTTCCTTTTATTTCAATCTTATGGGACGAACAATCCAAAAAATCTTCAAGCACTTGCAAATTGAATTgacaattgaaaatgtttacagttttttaactCCTATAACAACCAGACGACtccaaaatttgtaatttgaaggAGGAGgaatttaaatacctaaaattCTTTGATACTAATGGAAACATTtcaactatatattattattatggcaACTGTATATAACTTGTAACATTTATCCCCACTATAATCAATTTATCAGACTTACAATAATATATCCCTTACAATACTTTGTTTTATGATACATCACTTACCGtatgttttattgttactatGTTGGATTGAATTGTccttgaaaaatatgttatattattgctTGGATATTTTACGTACCAGTAGAAGACTGGTCCTCTAAAAGAAGTACAGCCTTTACATCGGCAGCGCAATTCCTCCGAAAGCCTATTTGTTTCTACAATCTCAGCCAACACAACAATGTACCAAATAACCGAGGAGTACTGTTGggttaaatattttcttcaattaatGTTAGCATCCAAGAGTACTCTCTGCCTTTAATTCCAGTTGATCGCCATCACCCTGTCCGTTGCCTACTCCAAGC contains these protein-coding regions:
- the LOC124366427 gene encoding 3-oxoacyl-[acyl-carrier-protein] reductase FabG-like gives rise to the protein MFTGKVVLITGASSGIGAATAVHFAKNGAFLSLTGRNQENLQKVASECEKVCKTKPFLVIGDLSNESDTKNILESTVKHYDKLDILINNAGILELGSIENTSLDQYDRVFNTNVKSIYHLTILAVPHLIKTKGNIVNVSSVNGVRSFPGLLAYNMSKSAVDQFTKCVALELASKQVRVNSVNPGVILTELQKRGGIDEESYKKFLERSKETHALGRPGNPAEVADAIAFLASEHSSFITGVNLCVDGGRHAMCPR